The following coding sequences lie in one Desulfovibrio aminophilus DSM 12254 genomic window:
- a CDS encoding type II 3-dehydroquinate dehydratase, with protein sequence MAKKKLRILVVNGPNLGHLGVRQPEIYGSEGMDAVPGIVRDLLGKEADDVVLDYFQSNFEGGIVDRLTKAWEDKVDGLVINAGAYTHTSLALGDCLAWIGIPCVEVHLSNLSARTDEPLRQRSFVGRHSIGVIAGFGILGYGMAVQALCLRLRGKG encoded by the coding sequence ATGGCCAAGAAGAAATTGCGCATCCTGGTGGTCAACGGACCCAACCTCGGGCACCTGGGGGTCCGTCAGCCGGAAATTTACGGCTCGGAAGGCATGGACGCCGTTCCCGGCATTGTCCGCGACCTGTTGGGCAAGGAAGCGGACGATGTCGTCCTGGACTACTTTCAGTCCAATTTCGAGGGCGGGATCGTGGACCGTCTGACCAAGGCCTGGGAGGACAAGGTGGACGGGCTGGTGATCAACGCCGGAGCCTACACCCATACGAGCTTGGCCCTGGGCGATTGTCTGGCCTGGATCGGGATTCCCTGCGTGGAGGTGCATCTTTCCAACCTGTCCGCGCGCACGGACGAACCGTTGCGCCAGCGAAGCTTTGTCGGGCGGCACTCCATCGGAGTCATTGCCGGTTTCGGCATTCTCGGTTATGGGATGGCGGTCCAGGCGCTCTGTCTGCGCCTGCGTGGAAAAGGCTGA
- the efp gene encoding elongation factor P yields MYSTTDFRRGLKIEIDGKPYEIIESEHFKPGKGGAMVRTKMRNMLTGRVEDKTFRSGEKVGRADMATQEMQYLYRDGQDYVFMDLESFEQVHVSSTTVGENGGYVKEGDKVQVLLYNGAFMELQVPASVILKVVETEPGLQGDRVSGATKSAKLETGISVNVPLFVNTGDTIKVDTRSGEYISRA; encoded by the coding sequence ATGTATTCGACCACGGACTTCCGTCGCGGTCTGAAGATCGAGATCGACGGCAAACCCTACGAAATCATCGAGTCCGAACACTTCAAGCCGGGCAAGGGCGGCGCGATGGTGCGCACCAAGATGCGCAACATGCTCACCGGCCGCGTGGAGGACAAGACCTTCCGTTCCGGCGAGAAGGTGGGCCGGGCCGACATGGCCACCCAGGAGATGCAGTATCTCTACCGGGATGGACAGGACTATGTGTTCATGGACCTTGAATCCTTCGAACAGGTGCACGTCTCTTCCACCACGGTCGGGGAGAACGGCGGCTACGTGAAGGAAGGCGACAAGGTTCAGGTGCTTCTCTACAACGGGGCGTTCATGGAATTGCAGGTTCCCGCCTCGGTGATCCTCAAGGTGGTCGAGACCGAGCCTGGGCTCCAGGGCGACCGCGTGAGCGGCGCCACCAAGTCCGCCAAGCTGGAAACGGGCATTTCGGTCAACGTGCCGCTGTTCGTGAACACGGGCGACACCATCAAGGTCGACACCCGCAGCGGCGAATACATCAGCCGGGCCTAG
- a CDS encoding FtsK/SpoIIIE family DNA translocase produces MNVRRELVGLAYLFLAAFLFLAVFSFDPGDPTFNQAVSRGWKIRNLAGAAGSYFVGLLIDLFGRGALICPFYFLYLGLCRFMGGLRMAWWRWAGFFCLWLCLMAWSHHPWFFDPHAPGTGISGGGFVGGILIRWTSSYLRPAGSFLFWLFVSLAGLQLLLGLSWEVMGKRLRSLAADRLARRRERREREAKRNAVRLTRKAEPRPTPEPAPEAEGEDEPEPLPLLEEVEDESILRPFDFEPQPKPKPAKPSRPKPAKSGAVAFPGLDLLAVPPKVQEGADPKLLQVQAKQLAECLGNFNVQGEIQQVVPGPVVTMFEYKPAPGVKISRIASLSDDIALALKATAVRIEAPIPGKDSVGVEIPNPKRQTVYLREILESPAFRDASSSLTIALGKDIQGQPQVADLAKMPHLLVAGATGAGKSVCLNGILLSILYKATPEQVRFLLVDPKRIELALYADMPHLVHPVVTDMALAKSALEWATFEMDRRYECMARLGVRNIEGYNQKLGDMGDSRPEDLADLAAMPYLVIIIDELADLMMTAAKDVEMSIVRLAQLARAAGIHMIVATQRPSVDVVTGLIKANFPTRISFQVTSKHDSRTILDTVGSERLLGRGDMLFKPSGSKLKRMHGAFVDEAECQAVVDFWKENCPKAEFAVDFADWKKEAGVEGENGDGGDNGMADDPHYQEAREFVISQGKASISLIQRRFRIGFNRAARFIEQMEREGLLGPQDGAKPRAVIRKD; encoded by the coding sequence ATGAATGTGAGACGGGAACTCGTGGGCTTGGCCTATCTTTTTCTGGCCGCCTTCCTGTTTCTCGCCGTGTTTTCGTTCGACCCCGGCGACCCGACTTTCAACCAGGCCGTCTCCCGGGGCTGGAAGATCAGGAACCTGGCCGGGGCCGCCGGATCCTATTTCGTGGGCCTGCTCATCGATCTCTTCGGGCGGGGAGCCCTGATCTGTCCCTTCTACTTCCTTTATCTGGGGCTGTGTCGCTTCATGGGCGGTCTGCGCATGGCGTGGTGGCGATGGGCCGGGTTCTTTTGCCTCTGGCTCTGTCTCATGGCCTGGTCGCACCATCCCTGGTTCTTCGATCCTCACGCCCCGGGAACCGGGATCAGCGGCGGTGGTTTCGTGGGCGGCATCCTCATCCGCTGGACCAGCTCCTACCTCCGTCCGGCGGGCTCTTTCCTGTTTTGGCTCTTCGTCAGTTTGGCAGGCCTTCAATTGCTGTTGGGCCTGTCCTGGGAGGTTATGGGCAAACGGCTTCGGTCCCTGGCCGCCGACAGGCTGGCCCGGCGGCGTGAGCGCCGTGAGCGCGAGGCCAAACGTAATGCCGTGCGCCTGACGCGCAAGGCCGAGCCGCGTCCGACGCCGGAACCCGCGCCGGAGGCCGAGGGGGAGGATGAGCCCGAGCCATTGCCCCTATTGGAAGAGGTGGAGGATGAATCCATTCTGCGGCCCTTCGATTTCGAGCCCCAGCCGAAACCCAAACCCGCCAAACCCTCCCGGCCGAAGCCCGCGAAGAGCGGGGCGGTCGCCTTTCCGGGGCTCGATCTTCTGGCCGTGCCTCCCAAGGTTCAGGAGGGCGCCGATCCCAAGCTGCTTCAGGTCCAGGCCAAGCAGCTTGCCGAGTGCCTGGGGAATTTCAATGTCCAGGGCGAGATCCAGCAGGTTGTGCCCGGTCCCGTGGTCACCATGTTCGAGTACAAGCCGGCTCCGGGCGTGAAGATCAGCCGCATCGCCTCGCTTTCGGACGACATCGCCCTGGCCCTCAAGGCCACGGCCGTGCGCATCGAGGCTCCCATTCCGGGCAAGGATTCGGTGGGCGTGGAGATTCCCAATCCCAAACGGCAGACCGTATACCTGCGGGAAATTTTGGAGTCGCCGGCCTTCCGCGACGCCTCCTCATCCCTGACCATCGCCCTGGGCAAGGACATCCAGGGCCAGCCCCAGGTGGCCGACCTGGCCAAGATGCCGCATCTGCTGGTGGCCGGAGCCACCGGCGCGGGCAAGAGCGTCTGCCTCAACGGCATCCTGCTCTCCATCCTGTACAAGGCCACGCCCGAGCAGGTTCGTTTTCTTCTGGTGGACCCCAAGCGCATCGAGTTGGCGCTCTATGCCGACATGCCCCACCTCGTGCATCCGGTGGTTACGGACATGGCCCTGGCCAAGAGCGCCCTGGAGTGGGCCACCTTCGAGATGGACCGGCGCTACGAGTGCATGGCCCGCCTGGGGGTGCGCAACATCGAGGGCTACAACCAGAAGCTCGGGGACATGGGCGATTCCCGGCCCGAGGACTTGGCTGATCTCGCGGCCATGCCCTATCTCGTGATCATCATCGATGAGCTGGCGGACCTGATGATGACCGCGGCCAAGGACGTGGAGATGAGCATCGTGCGTCTGGCCCAGCTGGCCCGCGCGGCGGGCATCCATATGATCGTGGCCACGCAGCGGCCCAGCGTGGACGTGGTCACCGGTCTGATCAAGGCCAACTTTCCCACGCGCATCTCCTTCCAGGTGACCTCCAAGCACGACTCGCGGACCATCCTGGACACCGTGGGTTCGGAACGGCTGCTGGGGCGCGGCGACATGCTCTTCAAGCCCAGCGGCTCCAAGCTCAAGCGCATGCACGGGGCCTTCGTGGACGAGGCCGAGTGTCAGGCGGTGGTGGATTTCTGGAAGGAAAACTGCCCCAAGGCCGAGTTCGCGGTGGACTTCGCGGACTGGAAGAAGGAGGCGGGAGTGGAAGGCGAGAACGGGGATGGCGGCGACAACGGCATGGCCGACGACCCGCACTATCAGGAGGCCAGGGAGTTCGTCATCTCCCAGGGCAAGGCTTCCATCTCGCTCATCCAGCGCCGTTTCCGCATCGGCTTCAACCGCGCGGCCCGTTTCATCGAGCAGATGGAACGCGAGGGTCTGCTCGGCCCCCAGGACGGAGCCAAGCCCCGGGCCGTGATCCGCAAGGATTAG
- a CDS encoding L-2-amino-thiazoline-4-carboxylic acid hydrolase, with protein MNAPMPSQLERRTIEAEIMDRMRAELASELGEDRALALLRRASQAAARDAGAAFARTAPGGPSLAHFQSILERWREGNALDIEDVRLTGGELTFSITRCEYVAAYRALGLGPAMTDAVSCCRDYGFIEGYSPRLSLERKETIAAGHPACRFRFVWKD; from the coding sequence ATGAACGCCCCCATGCCGTCACAATTGGAACGCCGCACGATCGAAGCCGAAATCATGGACCGGATGCGCGCCGAGCTGGCTTCGGAGCTGGGGGAGGACCGAGCCTTGGCCCTCCTGCGCCGCGCCTCCCAGGCAGCCGCCCGCGACGCCGGCGCGGCTTTCGCCCGCACGGCTCCCGGCGGCCCCTCCCTGGCCCACTTTCAAAGCATACTGGAGCGCTGGCGCGAGGGCAACGCCCTGGACATCGAAGACGTGCGCCTGACCGGCGGAGAACTGACCTTCTCGATCACCCGTTGCGAATACGTGGCCGCCTACCGGGCCTTGGGGCTCGGCCCCGCCATGACCGACGCGGTGTCCTGCTGCCGGGATTACGGTTTCATCGAGGGCTATTCGCCCAGGTTGTCGCTGGAGCGGAAAGAGACCATAGCGGCCGGACACCCGGCCTGCCGTTTCCGTTTCGTCTGGAAGGACTAA
- the lolA gene encoding outer membrane lipoprotein chaperone LolA has protein sequence MKTFRVIACAALVLLWTGAALAQDLPDKVQKRYEALKSFQADFDQELTNAATREVEKRTGVMGFQNPGLVRWETLTPEKQLLVVGKESVWDYIESEGQAIHYRSDQAFTSKTMIRFLSGQANLKEDFKVVMQGQDLELNKVKLIPKEPEPGLVLAYLWVDDEGTVKRVFIVDFYGNGNLVALKNFQQGYKHPADAFSFTPPKGVTILDNTKQ, from the coding sequence ATGAAAACGTTCCGCGTCATCGCCTGCGCCGCCCTGGTTCTGCTCTGGACCGGCGCGGCCCTGGCTCAGGATCTGCCGGACAAGGTTCAGAAACGCTATGAGGCGCTGAAGTCCTTTCAGGCCGACTTCGACCAGGAACTGACCAACGCCGCCACCCGCGAGGTGGAGAAGCGCACCGGCGTCATGGGCTTCCAGAATCCCGGCCTGGTCCGTTGGGAGACCCTCACCCCGGAGAAGCAACTGCTCGTGGTCGGCAAGGAATCCGTCTGGGACTATATCGAGAGCGAGGGACAGGCCATTCATTATCGTTCGGATCAGGCCTTCACCTCCAAGACCATGATTCGTTTCCTTTCCGGCCAGGCGAACCTCAAGGAAGACTTCAAGGTCGTCATGCAGGGTCAGGATCTGGAACTGAACAAGGTCAAGCTCATTCCCAAGGAGCCCGAGCCGGGCTTGGTTCTGGCCTATCTCTGGGTGGATGACGAAGGTACCGTGAAGCGGGTCTTCATCGTGGACTTCTACGGCAACGGCAACCTCGTGGCCCTGAAGAATTTCCAGCAGGGCTACAAGCATCCGGCCGACGCCTTCAGTTTCACGCCGCCCAAGGGCGTGACCATCCTGGACAACACCAAGCAGTAA
- a CDS encoding pseudouridine synthase → MAPGENAIRLNKFLAQCGVASRRGADELILAGAVTVNGAPVAEAGARVDPERDVVTVHGRPVALPQADTPLTLALHKPVQVVTTVRDPQGRRTVLDFLPPDIRAQRPFPVGRLDFLSEGLLLLTTDGELCNRLTHPRHHVHKTYHVRVSGQIPTRALGIMRGGMTLEEGERLAPVETRVLSETRGETLLEMTLIQGVNRQIRRMCRDLGLSVLQLTRVAQGPVRLGDLKPGTWRKLSEEEETALRRAVGLL, encoded by the coding sequence ATGGCCCCAGGCGAGAACGCCATTCGTTTGAACAAATTTCTGGCCCAGTGCGGGGTCGCCTCGCGCCGGGGCGCGGACGAGCTCATCCTGGCCGGAGCCGTGACCGTCAACGGAGCACCCGTGGCCGAGGCCGGGGCCCGCGTGGACCCGGAACGCGACGTCGTGACCGTGCATGGCCGTCCCGTGGCCCTGCCTCAAGCCGACACGCCGCTGACCCTGGCCCTGCACAAACCCGTACAAGTAGTTACCACGGTGCGCGACCCCCAGGGTCGCCGCACGGTTCTGGATTTCCTGCCGCCGGACATCCGCGCGCAACGGCCCTTTCCGGTGGGACGCCTGGATTTTCTCTCCGAGGGCCTGCTCCTGCTGACCACGGACGGCGAACTCTGCAACCGCCTGACCCATCCCCGTCACCACGTGCACAAGACCTACCACGTGCGGGTGTCTGGTCAGATTCCGACCCGGGCCCTGGGCATCATGCGCGGAGGCATGACCCTGGAGGAAGGCGAACGCCTGGCTCCGGTGGAAACACGCGTATTGTCCGAGACCCGGGGCGAAACCCTGCTGGAGATGACCCTGATCCAGGGCGTGAACCGGCAGATCCGGCGCATGTGCCGCGACTTGGGACTGTCCGTGCTGCAACTGACCCGCGTGGCCCAGGGCCCGGTGCGCCTCGGCGACCTCAAGCCGGGAACATGGCGGAAGTTGAGCGAGGAAGAGGAAACGGCCCTGCGGCGGGCCGTTGGACTGCTCTGA
- the yedF gene encoding sulfurtransferase-like selenium metabolism protein YedF, with protein sequence MPEIILDCRGLPCPQPVLTSKRRIEESAPEALRVLVDNEPARENVSRFLTSQGYAAQAEPFEGGFAIVGRRAAGASAPATEWTRPLPDKAETRVTVFITAETIGRGDDGLGGRLMLNFLATLPELGHELWRVVLVNGGVRLAAEGHACLEKLQALEAAGTTILVCGTCLEHYGLLNKRRAGQTTNMLDVVTSLQLASKVIHV encoded by the coding sequence GTGCCCGAGATCATACTTGATTGCCGTGGTCTGCCCTGCCCCCAGCCCGTGCTCACCAGCAAGCGGCGCATCGAGGAATCCGCTCCGGAGGCCCTGCGTGTGCTGGTGGACAACGAGCCCGCGCGGGAAAACGTCTCCCGTTTCCTGACCAGCCAGGGGTATGCCGCCCAGGCGGAGCCCTTCGAAGGGGGCTTCGCCATAGTGGGACGACGCGCGGCTGGAGCCTCCGCGCCCGCCACGGAATGGACAAGGCCGCTCCCGGACAAAGCCGAGACGCGGGTCACGGTGTTCATCACCGCTGAGACCATCGGGCGGGGCGACGACGGTCTCGGCGGCCGCCTCATGCTCAACTTCCTGGCCACCCTGCCCGAACTGGGCCATGAGCTCTGGCGCGTGGTGCTGGTCAACGGCGGGGTGCGGCTGGCGGCCGAGGGCCACGCCTGCCTGGAGAAACTCCAGGCCCTGGAGGCCGCCGGGACCACGATCCTGGTCTGCGGCACCTGCCTGGAGCACTATGGTCTCCTGAACAAGCGGCGCGCGGGCCAGACCACGAACATGCTCGACGTGGTCACGAGCCTGCAACTTGCCAGCAAGGTCATTCATGTCTAA
- a CDS encoding lysophospholipid acyltransferase family protein: protein MAGSFSLADLAPLNAGLFKLWARSIHFDHAGEWDIITNSHAAGKPVILALWHNELFALTAFGYTLDVPAVTFVSQSKDGEIIARILERLGHVATRGSSTRGGAKALVKAARVMRKECRHAVLTIDGPKGPRHEPKPGVILLARLAGARIMPIRAFPERKHVFTSSWDRFELPYPFTRCQVRVGRPLDIPEGELDEAGMERETERLRLAMLSIDPR from the coding sequence ATGGCGGGTTCCTTCTCTCTGGCCGATCTCGCGCCGTTGAACGCCGGGCTGTTCAAGCTTTGGGCCCGGTCCATTCACTTCGACCATGCCGGTGAATGGGACATCATCACCAACAGCCATGCGGCCGGGAAGCCGGTGATCCTGGCGCTCTGGCACAATGAGCTGTTCGCCTTGACGGCCTTTGGCTATACTCTGGATGTCCCGGCCGTGACCTTCGTGAGCCAGAGCAAGGACGGCGAGATCATCGCCCGGATCCTGGAGCGCCTGGGACACGTGGCCACGCGCGGGTCCAGTACACGGGGCGGAGCCAAAGCCCTGGTCAAGGCTGCTCGGGTCATGCGCAAGGAGTGCCGCCACGCCGTGCTGACCATCGACGGCCCCAAGGGACCGCGCCATGAGCCCAAGCCCGGAGTCATCCTCCTGGCCCGGTTGGCCGGGGCGCGGATCATGCCCATCCGGGCCTTTCCCGAGCGGAAGCATGTCTTCACCAGCTCCTGGGATCGGTTCGAGCTGCCCTATCCCTTCACCCGTTGCCAGGTGCGGGTCGGAAGGCCTCTGGACATTCCCGAGGGGGAACTGGACGAGGCCGGGATGGAGCGGGAGACCGAACGCCTGCGCCTGGCCATGCTCTCCATCGACCCACGCTAG
- the gcvT gene encoding glycine cleavage system aminomethyltransferase GcvT has protein sequence MEQLRTTPLTSWHHAAKAKMAPFAGFDMPVQYEGIMAEHAQTRTKACVFDICHMGEFRLEGPGAKDALNRVVTQDMDTLAPGKCRYGFLLNEQGGILDDLIIYCLGTDRYMLVVNGACEENDFSWIKARLGTGPSFENISSTTGKIDLQGPESLDVLEAVVGGSWRELKYFSFVETTWRGKPLIVSRTGYTGELGYEFYLGWDQTPTLWESLLADARVKPGGLGARDTLRLELGYPLYGQDLDTAHTPVEAGYGAFLTKTGDYVGKAGLSTVREHLVPLRIDGRRSARHNDAVCLPSGEQVGLVTSGSFAPSLGHCIALAYVRDGVEKNEAFVIKAARAELPAVRAELPFYTQGSARKKLG, from the coding sequence GTGGAACAGCTCCGCACCACCCCACTCACCAGCTGGCATCATGCCGCCAAGGCCAAGATGGCCCCCTTCGCCGGGTTTGATATGCCCGTGCAGTACGAAGGCATCATGGCCGAGCACGCCCAGACCCGCACCAAGGCCTGCGTGTTCGACATCTGCCACATGGGCGAATTCCGCCTGGAAGGCCCAGGGGCCAAGGACGCCCTGAACCGCGTGGTGACCCAGGATATGGACACCCTGGCCCCGGGCAAATGCCGCTACGGCTTCCTGCTCAATGAACAGGGCGGCATCCTGGACGACCTCATCATCTATTGCCTCGGCACCGATCGGTACATGCTTGTGGTCAACGGCGCCTGCGAGGAAAACGATTTTTCCTGGATCAAAGCCCGCCTAGGCACTGGCCCGTCCTTCGAGAACATTTCCTCGACCACGGGCAAGATCGACCTCCAGGGGCCGGAGTCCCTGGACGTGCTGGAAGCCGTGGTCGGCGGCTCCTGGCGCGAACTGAAATACTTCTCCTTCGTGGAGACCACCTGGCGCGGCAAGCCCCTCATCGTCAGCCGCACCGGCTATACCGGCGAACTGGGCTACGAATTCTACCTGGGCTGGGATCAGACCCCGACGCTGTGGGAAAGCCTGCTGGCCGACGCCCGGGTCAAGCCCGGCGGCCTGGGCGCGCGTGATACTCTGCGACTGGAGCTGGGCTATCCGCTCTACGGCCAGGATCTGGACACCGCGCACACCCCGGTGGAGGCAGGGTACGGCGCGTTCCTGACCAAGACGGGAGACTACGTCGGCAAAGCGGGCCTTTCGACCGTAAGGGAGCACCTCGTCCCCCTGCGCATCGACGGCCGCCGCTCGGCCCGGCACAACGACGCCGTGTGCCTGCCCTCGGGCGAACAGGTCGGCCTCGTGACCAGCGGCTCCTTCGCCCCCAGCCTCGGCCACTGCATCGCTCTGGCCTACGTGCGCGACGGCGTGGAGAAGAACGAGGCCTTCGTGATCAAGGCGGCCCGGGCGGAATTGCCCGCGGTACGCGCGGAACTGCCTTTCTACACCCAGGGCTCGGCGCGAAAAAAATTAGGCTGA